A section of the Humulus lupulus chromosome 2, drHumLupu1.1, whole genome shotgun sequence genome encodes:
- the LOC133817659 gene encoding G-type lectin S-receptor-like serine/threonine-protein kinase At2g19130, with the protein MDTMANSTFKLLVTILCLFLNTHISLGADTISANQSLSGDQTIVSAGGVFVLGFFHSGNSSNYYIGMWYKQVTTQTVVWVANREKPVSDRFSSELRILNDNLVLFNESNSPIWSTNVNATMSSGSVQAVLMDNGNLVLKDESNNSKPLWQSFDYLTDTWLPGNKFGYNKLTKMKQVLFSWKNSEDPAPGLFSFQIDPSDASYVTLWNRSRIYWNTGPWTGRFTLAPEKRPNIILYFEIVSNDNETSFMMHATNSSVISFITMDLTGKMKQLMWRPETGWNVLRTFPRQQCQVYASCGSYGSCNDNSEPFCLCLEGFEPNSPKEWDLKHYSGGCSRKTELQCGNHSNFGSEERDKFLAISAMSLPENQLFVKAGSFAECESSCLTNCSCTAYAYNSSGCSIWTGDLLNLKQLGEDDSSGRTLYIRLAASELRSPKDNKGTIIGVVLGSVAGLVILIGLVLVLLLRRRKKTVGARIPVGGSLMAFGYRDLQNATKNFSEILGRGGFGSVFKGVLPDSTVIAVKRLEGVDQGEKQFRAEVSIIGTIQHVNLVRLLGFCSQGTKKLLVYDYLSNGSLASHLFDTEKLNILDWKTRYQIALGTAKGLAYLHENCRDCIIHCDIKPENILLDKEFCSKVADFGLAKLVGRDFSRILTTMRGTRGYLAPEWISGVAITSKADVYSYGMMLFEFVSGKRNSGLCELDGKVSYFPCLAASVIMKGGNVLSLLDPRLEEQATIEEIERVCRVACWCIQYDEVDRPSMSKVVQILGGVLEVELPPMPRSLELFNDDQENVMYFSEPSSSKSW; encoded by the coding sequence ATGGATACCATGGCTAACTCCACATTTAAGCTTCTTGTTACCATATTATGCTTGTTTCTCAACACCCATATCTCCCTCGGAGCTGACACCATCTCTGCAAACCAATCTCTCTCTGGTGACCAAACCATTGTCTCGGCAGGTGGAGTCTTTGTATTGGGATTCTTTCATTCAGGTAATTCTTCCAACTACTATATAGGCATGTGGTACAAACAAGTAACTACACAGACTGTAGTTTGGGTGGCAAACAGAGAAAAACCAGTCTCAGATAGATTTTCTTCTGAGTTGAGAATCTTAAATGATAATTTAGTTCTCTTTAACGAGTCTAACTCTCCAATTTGGTCCACAAATGTGAATGCCACTATGTCCAGTGGCTCTGTACAAGCTGTTCTAATGGATAATGGAAACTTGGTGTTAAAGGATGAATCCAATAATTCAAAACCTTTATGGCAAAGTTTTGATTATCTAACTGATACATGGCTTCCCGGTAATAAATTTGGGTACAACAAGCTAACTAAGATGAAACAGGTTCTCTTTTCATGGAAGAATTCTGAGGATCCAGCTCCAGGCCTCTTCTCTTTCCAGATAGATCCTAGTGACGCCTCCTATGTAACACTCTGGAACAGGTCTAGGATCTATTGGAATACTGGACCTTGGACTGGAAGATTCACCTTGGCCCCGGAGAAAAGGCCAAATATAATCTTGTATTTCGAAATTGTTTCAAACGACAATGAAACCTCATTCATGATGCATGCAACTAATTCATCAGTAATATCTTTTATTACAATGGATCTTACTGGGAAGATGAAGCAATTAATGTGGCGGCCTGAGACTGGATGGAATGTGCTTCGCACATTTCCCAGACAACAATGCCAAGTCTACGCTTCTTGTGGCTCTTATGGAAGTTGCAACGACAACTCGGAGCCTTTTTGTCTTTGTTTGGAAGGGTTCGAGCCCAACTCTCCAAAAGAGTGGGATTTGAAGCACTACTCGGGTGGCTGCTCCAGAAAAACTGAATTGCAGTGTGGGAACCATAGTAATTTTGGTAGTGAGGAGAGGGACAAATTTCTAGCCATTAGTGCTATGTCCTTGCCTGAAAATCAACTGTTTGTAAAAGCAGGAAGTTTTGCTGAATGTGAATCAAGCTGTTTGACAAACTGCTCTTGCACTGCTTATGCTTACAACAGCAGTGGCTGTTCTATTTGGACAGGAGATCTCTTGAATTTGAAGCAACTTGGAGAAGATGACAGCAGTGGAAGGACGCTATATATTCGATTGGCAGCTTCTGAGCTTCGGAGTCCTAAAGATAATAAGGGAACTATAATTGGTGTTGTGTTGGGTTCAGTTGCAGGGCTAGTAATTCTCATTGGTCTTGTTCTGGTTTTGCTtttgagaagaagaaagaaaacagTTGGAGCAAGAATACCTGTGGGAGGCTCGTTGATGGCATTTGGCTACAGAGATTTGCAAAATGCAACAAAGAACTTTTCAGAGATATTGGGCAGGGGAGGCTTTGGTTCAGTTTTTAAGGGTGTCTTGCCTGACTCTACTGTAATAGCAGTGAAGAGGCTTGAAGGTGTTGACCAAGGAGAGAAGCAGTTCCGAGCAGAAGTTAGCATAATTGGGACAATTCAACACGTGAATTTAGTTCGACTTCTTGGGTTCTGCTCTCAAGGTACTAAGAAGTTGTTAGTCTATGATTACTTGTCGAATGGTTCATTAGCTTCCCACCTTTTCGACACagaaaaattaaacattttagATTGGAAAACAAGATACCAAATAGCTCTTGGGACAGCTAAAGGGTTGGCTTATCTTCATGAGAACTGTAGAGACTGCATCATACATTGTGACATTAAGCCAGAAAACATTCTTTTGGACAAGGAATTCTGCTCCAAAGTGGCTGACTTTGGGTTAGCAAAACTCGTTGGAAGGGACTTCAGCCGAATCCTGACAACCATGAGAGGAACAAGAGGTTATCTTGCACCAGAATGGATTTCAGGAGTGGCAATAACATCGAAAGCTGATGTATACAGCTATGGAATGATGCTTTTCGAGTTTGTGTCAGGAAAGAGAAACTCAGGGCTGTGTGAATTAGATGGGAAAGTAAGCTACTTCCCATGTCTGGCTGCGAGTGTTATCATGAAAGGAGGCAATGTCCTGAGCCTACTAGACCCGAGGTTGGAGGAGCAGGCTACCATTGAAGAGATTGAAAGAGTTTGTAGAGTTGCTTGTTGGTGCATACAATATGACGAAGTTGATAGGCCGTCAATGAGTAAGGTGGTTCAAATTCTTGGAGGAGTTTTAGAGGTGGAGCTGCCACCAATGCCACGGTCACTTGAACTTTTTAATGACGACCAGGAGAATGTGATGTACTTTTCTGAGCCATCCTCAAGCAAGAGTTGGTGA